Genomic window (Tripterygium wilfordii isolate XIE 37 chromosome 11, ASM1340144v1, whole genome shotgun sequence):
ACACAAGAACAAATGGCAAATGTCCCATCAATCCACACATCTGCCGCCACTCTCTATTTGGTTGTGTGTTTGTGGACCGTGCACCACCATTTTCAACGGCCTTGGCCATATAACTCTCTCCAACTACACATATGTCACTACAACATAATATTTAGGGTGTTTCTAAACGCAAACAACTAGTCAATCCCAGCCCTCTTGAAGGGTGAAGCAAAGACTTCCACCTTGTATTTTCTTCCTGTCATTATCCAAACAGGTTTGAAAGAGTAACTGACAAAACAAATTTTCTCGGGAAAATGAGAGGTAAAGCTCGAGAAAAGTAGATCTATAGAATCCAAATACAACCCATAAATTCCGTTAACCAACTTTGAGAGGGCCTACAAGGTTGGCTCTGTAATTAGACAAAACCCACACGTATCCATGTGCTTTCCGGAAACATATACATCACTTGGAAAGCAACTTTGCTCTCAATTACTCTCTCTTTTATGACCAATTAATCCAATGCAAATCACTGGATAATGTTTTTGTTTCCCATTACATGTCAATCCACAAGGAATTTAAAATTATACCTAGATTCATCATTACATAATAGACTTATCACCTAATTATTGcggtatattttttttaaaaccgagAACAAAACTCAGGATGCCTGCCCTTTGGACTACCCACTAAACCTAAACTCGAGCCAGGAGCATAGTGTTGGTTAACAAACGCATGAGATATAATTCTTGAAGAAGCTCCAACACATTTCTTCAACGACTTACATATTGAATTGAATTGCCaacatgataaaaaaaaaaaaaagggggagagCAGCGAAAAGATGAATGTTATGTACTGTCTTAAAACTATAACTAAAACGTACTCCTGTTGAGGTTTGAACAACAATTTTTCTTACAAAAAGAATTGACACAGAGAaagaatcaaaaaaaataagaaacagaACCAGCAAGAGCTTACATATGTTGAAGAGCATCACCACTCTTATCTCTTTTAGACAATGAAGTCTCTTTTTTTCTGCCCTTCTAACATGTTTTCTTCCAATGTTGGGTGGGGTTTGTAATAGTCTTCAGGAGGGTGCGAAGAACAGGCAAGAAAGGAACCACCTTCAAACCCGCAACGATGTATCCACAACAATTCACATTTTAGTTATTCTCAGATGTTGCAAACTTGCAATCCACCCATTACTGCTTGTTTCTATGAACTCTCAATCATTCACTTATGTTCCCGAATAGGCTACCGTTTCATATTCATTCTAACTAACCTGCTCACCGATCAAGTCCAGACCGACCAGCAGGAAAGATACTCCCTGAAACAACAAGAAGTAAAAATGGATACCCTGAGCCGACAACAGACTCCTAGCTGAAGCTGTTAGAAGAAGGAAAGCAAGTGCCAGCTCCTTAGTATATATCCTATTGTGCTTCTTCTTTCTCGCAGCCTTCTCTTGCTGCAGAATTTCCTCCTTCATTTCACCGAGGTCAGGCACCGACACCATTCTATGAGGTTTTGCTTCCTTTTCAACCAAGGAAACAAGATCGCCTTCGGAGGAGCGGCCTGATTTCTTAGTAACAACCCACTCATAAGCACTTCCCAGCTGGAACAAACCAGAGACCATGGCATTGAACTTGGTCACCGACATAGTGTTCTCAAAAAGAAGGTAAGGGACAATGAAGGGAAAAGATTTTGGAGCTGGGAGGATGTTGAGGAATGACATGGTGGCTGGAATGTAACAAACAACCCATGCTGGGAGCTCGGCCTCTGGTATGAACATTGTCATGGGCAGAATTATGCAGAAAAGGGTGAAAGAGTAAAATGGTAGGATCAGTTTTCTAAgcaggaagaagaggaagatcaTATTGAATTTCTTCCAAAAGCTAATCTGCATCCACCATAATCAGCAACTGATATCAGAAACAGGAATTCAGAGAATTCGATCAATTATAGCTGTAATTAGTTCACATTTAAGTAAGTCTACCTTAGCTCGGATAATATCGGGCAAACATAGCCTAAACAATTGCATTGGTCCAGAATGCCATCTATGTTGTTGCTTTCTGTAAGCTTCATAAGACTCTGGTAGTTCACACTGGCACTGAAGATTAACTAACAGTCAATTTCATGGAAACTATGAATTGAAAGTACTCCAATTTAAGCAATCAAGTCAAAGAAATACCTCGACATCATTGAGAAAAACGAATTTCCATCCGTGAAGATGAGCTCTGACAGCAATGTCCATGTCCTCAACAGTGGTTCTCTCTAACCACCCACCTGCATCCTCCAAAGCCTTAATCCTCCACACTCCAGCAGTCCCATTGAACCCGAAGAAATTCAAGAAAACACCATTCACTTGCTGCTCTACCTCAAAATGAAAAGCCAAATTAACATTCTGCAACCTTGTCAACAGGTTCTCATCCTTGTTCACAAAAGACCACCTTGCTTGAACAAGTCCAAGCTCTTCATTACCCTGTAATTTAACCAACATGGAATACTCTCTTTAATTTAAATCATTTCTACAATTCATTCATTCAAGGTAGTTCAAAGTAAGGATATAACTTCAAATCGCAATGATGGAAGGTTATTTAGCAGTTACCTTAAAATGGGGGACAGTTCTTTTGAGAAAATCAGGTGTCGGCTGGAAATCAGCGTCGAAAATAGCTACAAATTCGTAATCTTTGACATAGCTACAATTCATGGCGGATTTGAGATTACCAGCCTTGTACCCATCTCTTATCACGCGATGCCGATACACAATGTGGGCACCATCTTGCTGCCATTTGTGCACCTCCTCTTTGATCAGAGACTGGGTAGTCGGATCGTCTGAATCATCAAGAACTTGAATCAAAATGTTCGACTTCGGCCAGTCCAAATTGCACACAGCAGCTATCGATTGTTGATACACCTAAAACCCCCACAAACATAGAAGATCAATCAGGACAAAAGCAACTAAAAATCCGCACAATTGATAAACTAGAAGTCAAAAGTTTTTCCTTTTATACCTCTTTTTCATTGCACATTGGGATCTGAACAAGAACCATTGGGAAATAGCCATTCTCGCCGGATTCAAGATCTGCTACTGCATCTTGTTTGGGTATGGGTTTAATCTTCTTAAAGCGGATCCAGAAACAGCCGAAGCAGAGAACGAGTCTATCAATACTCTGGATAAGGAAGAGCAGAATACATACATTGGCGAGCAATTGAAGAGGAGGAGCAAGATACTCCACACGAATCAAAACCCACTTAGAATACAGCGAATCAAAGAGACTCTTAAACCCCAAAGACGTGGAAATCAAATACTTTAATCGCATTTGTGCCGCATCGAAATGCCAGCCATTGAAGTACGCAGCAACCTCAAACACAAGAAGAAGTACTGATAACCAAAGAAAGGCCTTGATGAAAGAGTAGAACCTACTTTTAATTGTTGGGTTCTCGTGTTCTCTGTTGTTTTCGTTGTCCCCGTCAGTGTCGGTGTCGGTGCGTCCGGATGAGACGCGGCGGCGCACGGCGGAACCAAGGCTTACCATTGCGGAGGCAATGGAGGTTAAACAACCGGCGGCTCTGTGAGCTTTGAGGAGGAGAACCCAAGTGAGCTGCTTCGCGTTCTTGCCTCTGGGTTTCCTGTCTCGGGGACCGTGACTCGGCGAGTCATCGAGGATGAAATCTTCCTCCGTCGGACCCTCTAACTCCACCATTGACCAGTTGGGGTTCTCCATCTTGACCACCACAGGCGTGCCTCTGTGACTCTCCTTCCCCCACCACTGAAAGGAGGGTGTCATTgttgctaattttttttttctgatctCAAAAACCCAAACGACGAATTtaacagcaaaaaaaaatacaaaacccaacaagaaaaatgtgaataagagacTATGAATCTGATCTCATTATGACATAAATAAGAGAGATTGGAGAACGAGACGCGTGGAAGAAGAAGCAAATTGAGGAGTCTCTCTATATCAAGGTCACAGATGGAGATTCAACTTATatgaacaacaaaaacacactgttttagagagagaaaattggtATGAATTGTTAGAGAGAGAAGGATGACCTATGAGAATAGTCCAAAGAAGCTCCCATACAATTTACAGCTTGCAATggagagaaaaggaaaggaattaTAAAGGGTGGGATTTTGGAAAGAAAATCGATAACAGCTCAACACGTCTTTGATTAATTTAATTGTTTGTGTTTGAAAAACCGAAAAGCAAAATCAGAATAAGTCACCAACATCCAAGTTCCCTTCTTTCTTCCAAAAATCGATTCTTTTTTACAGAATCGATCAGAGGGTGATTAATTATGGTAAGAAACCAATCATAGATAGCACTTCGTGTGtttaattcaaaattaaaaacataacaaagCAGAAACAGAGTTCCGACAATGACAGGatctcctttcctttccttttcttttcttttttgattttccCCCGCATGCAATGAAAATAGCAACCACCAAAAGAACCCTACAAaattaaaacacaaaaggaAAATTTTACAGCGGCGAAATAGAAACAGGAGGAAGAGAAATCAGAAATGTAGATCGGAAGCCTCATTTCGATCGCGTTTCCTTCTGGGGTTCGCTGTAATTTTCCGTTTTCTCGCGTGCGACAGAAATCAAAGCTAATTCCAGTAAAACATGATCACACGCGCCAGTGGAGTCAAAGATGACAAGCCaatcaaaacccaacaaaagtgaaaatacttaattaaaaaataatcttgttttcttttatttatttgaccaAGTTGGGGTCTCCTAATAAAAGGTAAATACCGTTAATCTAGAAGCTCCAAATcggctttgtttttgtttcatatTATATTATCATTCACGCCACAACAAGTGCGTGTATTACACCATTATCTACATATTAataaaggacaatgctagagactctcaaaatttgatccccaaaagtccccaaaatctatgtggcattccccaaatctatgtggcattaaaatagtcattgattaaaaacacacatgtagggttcacttcacatccaacacttcacattaaatagaggtcttttggggtcactttttgagaaTATCAAGCATTATTCATTAATAATATGGCTATTAGCTTAAAAGTATAATTCTTGCATTGATAGCCATGCTTACGGGTGGAAAAAAATTGTTTCGAATTGGACAACATCCcttatttacgaaatatttatatattcgaaccctaatccggattgaattttgaatgtacttaatttatcaaaatcgaattgatttaaatctgaATAATAACATAATCCGGATTAGGATATAGACAAGtaaactgtaaaaaaaaaattgtgtttagaCTCGAATTTCACACATATAACTTATGgatagagttttgtcacccctaattaTGATGATTCAAAGGAAACAATTAAATGAGTTGAAATTAGTTACAAATATTTACGGGTCTTAAAATTAGTAATAAACATTTATTTGTCTTAACTAATTAAGATTGGTTTCTAATTATTGATAGTTAGTTCACACTTTGATcaacaataaataatatatatttatttttactatATTGCTAGATTCTtatctatttttttataatcgatAATAACATCGTACAAATCTATCTTTCAGGGTTTAAATATTCAAACTTAAATTCGAACCGACAGACCCGCATGCATAAAAGTAATATCATATTAAGGACAATGAACAACAATTGTTCTATATAAATCCAACATCGTGAATGAGAACCTCCTCTTCTTAGAATTTTAAATCTAATGTATCAAGCTATTTTGTGGTGTGAATATAGTTATTTTCTTTCGGTTGAAAGATTTCCTTTGAGAAATTTATACCAAGTAAAATCATATAGTTgtcttatttaaaaaaaattttgattgaaTATTTACCACAAAAGTCAAAACCTTATACAAATCaacatgaaaagaaaatgaagaa
Coding sequences:
- the LOC120009669 gene encoding probable xyloglucan glycosyltransferase 12, which encodes MTPSFQWWGKESHRGTPVVVKMENPNWSMVELEGPTEEDFILDDSPSHGPRDRKPRGKNAKQLTWVLLLKAHRAAGCLTSIASAMVSLGSAVRRRVSSGRTDTDTDGDNENNREHENPTIKSRFYSFIKAFLWLSVLLLVFEVAAYFNGWHFDAAQMRLKYLISTSLGFKSLFDSLYSKWVLIRVEYLAPPLQLLANVCILLFLIQSIDRLVLCFGCFWIRFKKIKPIPKQDAVADLESGENGYFPMVLVQIPMCNEKEVYQQSIAAVCNLDWPKSNILIQVLDDSDDPTTQSLIKEEVHKWQQDGAHIVYRHRVIRDGYKAGNLKSAMNCSYVKDYEFVAIFDADFQPTPDFLKRTVPHFKGNEELGLVQARWSFVNKDENLLTRLQNVNLAFHFEVEQQVNGVFLNFFGFNGTAGVWRIKALEDAGGWLERTTVEDMDIAVRAHLHGWKFVFLNDVECQCELPESYEAYRKQQHRWHSGPMQLFRLCLPDIIRAKISFWKKFNMIFLFFLLRKLILPFYSFTLFCIILPMTMFIPEAELPAWVVCYIPATMSFLNILPAPKSFPFIVPYLLFENTMSVTKFNAMVSGLFQLGSAYEWVVTKKSGRSSEGDLVSLVEKEAKPHRMVSVPDLGEMKEEILQQEKAARKKKHNRIYTKELALAFLLLTASARSLLSAQGIHFYFLLFQGVSFLLVGLDLIGEQVS